Proteins encoded by one window of Cucurbita pepo subsp. pepo cultivar mu-cu-16 chromosome LG14, ASM280686v2, whole genome shotgun sequence:
- the LOC111810461 gene encoding exopolygalacturonase-like → MGLGSSEIGYIVSIIVLLCISQCYAKRKVFNIIDFGATPDERTDSSKALRAAWSEACANNGGGVILVPAVGRFLVLPVLLQGPCKGIIELQVDGDLLASSHKAFAIGYSWFKFYGVNNLVIKGLGRFVGRGRTAWPYNTCKYGSCSRLPITINLQSINNLRIRDITSVNSKLYHFNVHGCNDVVFDNVKVIAPGESPNTNGIHISKSTGVTIKNSFIATGDDCISFGRGSKDVKITNVHCGPGHGISIGSLGKFPDEPNINGIIVSDSKFVGTTNGVQIKTWSKSYPSVVSNITFVNLEMYNVERPIMIDQNYCPNNACKNNKVSVSRIQIKDVKFENIWGTSSEHLAVTLKCSQVFPCQGIVLNNINLVFNGSGSSTSICQNVEGSASRPLRPPSCL, encoded by the exons atgggTTTAGGTTCATCAGAAATTGGATATATAGTGTCCATTATTGTTCTACTTTGCATTTCCCAGTGCTATGCCAAAAGAAAAGTGTTcaatattattgattttggCGCCACACCTGATGAAAGAACAGATAGCAGTAAG GCTTTGCGTGCGGCATGGAGTGAAGCGTGTGCAAATAATGGAGGTGGTGTGATTTTGGTACCAGCGGTAGGGAGGTTCTTGGTCTTGCCCGTGTTGCTTCAAGGTCCTTGCAAAGGCATCATTGAACTGCAGGTTGATGGCGATCTCTTGGCTTCCTCACACAAGGCTTTTGCCATTGGTTACTCTTGGTTCAAATTCTATGGAGTCAACAACTTGGTTATCAAGGGTCTAGGCCGCTTCGTTGGCCGAGGTCGAACCGCTTGGCCTTACAATACCTGCAAATATGGATCATGCAGTCGCCTTCCTATT ACTATAAATCTCCAATCAATCAACAATTTAAGGATCAGGGACATAACATCGGTAAATAGCAAACTCTACCATTTCAACGTGCATGGATGCAATGATGTAGTGTTTGATAACGTTAAAGTAATAGCACCAGGTGAAAGTCCTAACACGAATGGCATCCACATTTCCAAGTCGACGGGTGTCACCATAAAAAACTCATTCATCGCCACAGGAGATGATTGCATCTCCTTTGGCCGTGGAAGTAAGGACGTTAAAATAACCAACGTTCATTGCGGTCCTGGCCATGGAATTAGCATCGGTAGTCTCGGAAAGTTCCCAGATGAACCAAATATTAATGGAATCATAGTAAGCGACTCCAAATTCGTTGGCACGACAAATGGTGTTCAGATCAAAACATGGTCCAAATCATATCCAAGTGTGGTTAGCAATATTACATTTGTGAATCTCGAAATGTATAATGTCGAACGCCCTATCATGATCGATCAAAACTACTGTCCCAACAATGCTTGCAAGAACAATAAAGTG AGCGTGTCAAGAATACAAATTAAAgatgtgaagtttgaaaacATATGGGGAACATCATCGGAGCACTTGGCAGTAACTTTGAAATGCAGCCAAGTTTTTCCATGCCAAGGCATAGTGTTAAACAACATCAACCTAGTCTTCAATGGCAGTGGCTCCTCAACTTCGATATGCCAAAACGTCGAGGGTTCGGCTTCTCGCCCTCTTCGGCCTCCCTCTTGCCTTTAA